A window of the Bacillus sp. A301a_S52 genome harbors these coding sequences:
- a CDS encoding response regulator — translation MKRSYMWKRKGIRAYFLRTSLLLLTVILFIIGALSVYTYHEQSQLAEKKQELRDKAELTESINSTLNNLVFRGRTYLAFQSEEDLERVFIHLSGLDLLLSQMNAYTLSADEEVLYRQLEEFIVDYEFSLMPQAISFVENDDYEGLRDFWSEGTNESVMTYLSRTAAMENKLSSQVTNLYDETVDAANFQSLLGLILMGATMLLYIIALSGVLTRLVKPLESLTEAADDLAAGREVTLEIVDRQDELGSLSNAFHNMARSISEKEEELTAQYEELQCQQIELQQYLTSMKTSNEKLELFNQLNHAMSLSLNKEAFITSIFNYINKLYSFDKSIFALTSERIYQAMGASEKTVDRFIQSDKSDLIIRLQQDRHVVIKRKSENAEQGMADNPIEVYDLYSGVMDAGKKVMAIFSATRIGQPFSDEEISEIDGIMNRASLALERTVIYEEMETSRKLSQDIIDNINEGIMFVSVKGEVLQYNEAVCQMVRFEGAASEDTVDLYEWLDKFTRYVQDPDGLANFIRKFINDDIHGTMNYQYEVETDQEVQVINVYGTSVYHNQERVGTIFVHRNITKEYELDKMKSELVSTVSHELRTPLSSVLGFTELLLTKSLKPERQKKYLDTIYKEAQRLTNLINNFLDLQRMEAGTQAYTMESKRMDKVVMDVMNNFKHEKQHYLKFVDESLDARVKMDEGRIQQVLTNLLSNAIKFSPDGGDITVTLRNQDSMLLVTVEDEGLGIPEEHMGMLFSKFQRIDQHDRKKIGGTGLGLAISREIIENHEGSIWVESELGKGTIFSFNLPLMRHVITTTDQEGAPISQKGSVMIVEDDASLALLLSEELKTNRFRVIHHFDPVSAYQDSVHQSFSAIVVDLMLGEEMDGWDLIKKLKETPETQTIPIIISSALDKAEDKMREFGIKDYLTKPYPPDELSKTLLQFVSSNERKEGEVLFPGDSPPSVS, via the coding sequence ATGAAAAGAAGCTACATGTGGAAACGAAAAGGCATAAGAGCTTATTTTTTACGAACATCCCTTCTTCTTTTAACTGTTATCCTTTTCATTATAGGGGCGTTAAGTGTTTACACGTACCATGAGCAGAGTCAATTAGCTGAAAAAAAACAAGAGTTAAGAGACAAAGCAGAGCTTACGGAAAGCATTAATAGTACATTAAATAACCTTGTCTTTCGTGGAAGGACCTATTTAGCATTTCAAAGTGAAGAAGACTTGGAACGGGTCTTTATCCATTTATCTGGACTGGATCTTTTACTTAGTCAAATGAATGCTTACACCTTGTCGGCAGATGAAGAAGTTCTTTATCGACAGCTTGAAGAATTCATTGTTGATTATGAATTTTCTTTAATGCCCCAAGCCATATCGTTTGTAGAAAATGATGATTATGAAGGGCTGCGAGATTTTTGGAGTGAAGGAACAAATGAGTCTGTGATGACCTATCTTTCTCGAACAGCCGCAATGGAAAATAAATTATCTTCTCAAGTGACGAACCTCTATGACGAAACAGTTGACGCAGCTAATTTTCAAAGTCTTTTAGGTTTAATTTTAATGGGTGCGACGATGTTACTTTATATCATAGCTCTTTCCGGGGTGTTAACCCGATTAGTTAAGCCTCTTGAAAGCTTGACTGAAGCAGCCGATGATCTGGCAGCAGGTAGGGAGGTCACATTAGAAATTGTTGATCGGCAAGACGAGCTCGGCTCTTTGTCGAATGCCTTCCATAACATGGCTAGAAGTATTAGTGAAAAGGAAGAAGAGTTAACTGCACAATATGAAGAATTGCAATGCCAACAGATAGAATTACAGCAATACCTTACGTCTATGAAGACGTCCAATGAAAAACTTGAACTATTTAATCAGCTAAACCATGCTATGTCCCTTAGTTTGAATAAAGAAGCTTTTATCACGTCTATTTTTAATTACATTAATAAGCTTTATTCATTTGATAAAAGTATTTTTGCGCTCACTTCTGAGCGAATCTATCAAGCGATGGGAGCCTCAGAAAAAACGGTGGATCGCTTTATTCAGTCGGATAAAAGTGATTTAATCATTCGTTTGCAGCAGGACCGTCATGTGGTGATAAAGCGAAAATCGGAAAATGCTGAACAAGGAATGGCTGATAACCCGATTGAGGTGTACGATCTTTATTCAGGTGTTATGGACGCCGGAAAGAAAGTTATGGCGATTTTTTCTGCAACACGAATTGGTCAACCATTTTCAGATGAAGAGATAAGTGAAATAGACGGTATTATGAATAGGGCATCACTTGCACTAGAGCGCACGGTAATTTATGAAGAAATGGAAACATCACGTAAGCTGAGTCAGGATATTATTGATAACATTAATGAAGGAATCATGTTTGTCTCAGTTAAGGGCGAGGTACTGCAATATAATGAGGCTGTTTGCCAGATGGTCAGGTTTGAGGGGGCGGCAAGCGAGGACACCGTGGATCTATATGAATGGTTAGATAAGTTTACTAGGTATGTTCAAGATCCTGACGGTTTAGCAAATTTTATTAGAAAGTTTATTAATGACGATATTCATGGCACGATGAACTATCAATATGAAGTAGAAACAGATCAGGAAGTTCAAGTCATAAATGTCTATGGCACGAGTGTGTATCATAATCAGGAGAGAGTTGGCACCATCTTTGTGCATCGGAATATTACGAAAGAATATGAGTTAGACAAAATGAAATCTGAACTCGTAAGTACTGTAAGTCATGAACTGCGAACCCCTTTATCAAGTGTACTTGGTTTTACAGAGTTATTGCTAACTAAAAGCTTGAAACCAGAAAGACAAAAGAAGTATTTAGATACGATTTATAAGGAAGCGCAGAGGCTCACGAACTTAATTAATAATTTTCTCGATTTACAAAGGATGGAAGCTGGTACACAAGCATATACTATGGAATCAAAACGAATGGACAAGGTCGTTATGGACGTCATGAACAACTTTAAACACGAAAAACAACACTATTTAAAATTTGTTGATGAAAGCTTAGATGCTAGGGTGAAAATGGATGAAGGTAGAATTCAGCAAGTACTTACAAACCTTCTGAGTAATGCGATTAAGTTTTCTCCAGATGGCGGAGACATTACAGTGACACTAAGAAATCAAGATAGTATGTTGCTGGTCACCGTGGAAGACGAGGGGCTTGGAATTCCGGAAGAGCACATGGGTATGCTTTTCAGTAAATTCCAACGAATTGACCAACACGATCGGAAAAAAATCGGTGGCACTGGGCTTGGATTGGCTATCTCTAGGGAAATCATAGAAAATCATGAAGGAAGTATATGGGTTGAATCTGAATTAGGAAAAGGAACGATTTTCTCCTTTAACTTACCACTTATGCGTCACGTGATTACGACGACAGATCAAGAAGGAGCTCCTATTTCACAAAAGGGTTCTGTAATGATTGTTGAAGATGACGCCAGTTTAGCGCTCTTACTTTCTGAAGAACTTAAAACAAACAGATTTCGTGTTATTCACCATTTTGATCCAGTGAGTGCTTACCAAGATAGTGTTCATCAATCATTTTCAGCTATTGTTGTCGAT
- a CDS encoding response regulator, with protein sequence MSKILVADDSDILRMLIVDTLEEEGEWVVEEAEDGKEALTKLETGGYDLALLDYMMPEMTGIEVCEKVSPAVKEQTKLVMLTAKAQEKDRQEAKEAGVAYFIPKPFSPEELVEIIKELLS encoded by the coding sequence ATGAGTAAAATTCTTGTTGCAGATGATAGTGATATTTTAAGAATGTTAATTGTCGATACATTGGAAGAAGAGGGAGAATGGGTTGTTGAAGAAGCTGAAGATGGGAAAGAGGCGCTAACCAAATTAGAGACAGGCGGCTATGATTTAGCTTTACTTGACTATATGATGCCAGAAATGACAGGTATCGAGGTGTGTGAAAAAGTCTCCCCAGCTGTAAAAGAACAGACGAAGCTTGTGATGCTTACGGCGAAAGCGCAAGAGAAAGATCGACAAGAGGCGAAAGAAGCAGGGGTTGCTTATTTCATCCCGAAGCCATTCAGTCCTGAGGAACTAGTGGAAATTATTAAGGAGCTTCTCTCATGA
- a CDS encoding glycosyltransferase family 2 protein, with the protein MTGEEWLALIVNIIAVGVILYMGVVGLTYLVLFLIAGPRIKKERFLNQQDYVEEMVFNKDTFPVSVLVPAYNEEVGVSTTVRSMLSLSYPQFEIIVIDDGSKDNTSGKVIEQFKMKEINLALRRYFDTKKVTKAYQSTLYPNLFLLRKDNGGKADALNAGINFSRYPYFAAVDGDCILDSDALLKIMKPIIDSNGLVTATGGTVRIANGSTITKSQVEKIALPKGPIELMQIIEYFRAFLIGRLGLSRMNILLIISGAFGVFEKNRVVKVGGYNAKTVGEDMELIVRMHRSIKEEKSKQRIEYIQDPVCWTEAPDSAAVLRSQRKRWQRGLAETLWLHKKMLFNPKYKGIGLFSMPYYLLVELLSAVFELIGYFVILFGLIFSFVLVDVAIVMFLMTVLYGSLLSSLAVLLEEWTYHKYPDTKSLLVLFFWALTESFWYRPLMVWWRCSGLIQTFTKKADWGNMKRKGISSDS; encoded by the coding sequence ATGACCGGCGAAGAATGGCTAGCATTAATAGTCAACATAATAGCTGTTGGGGTCATCCTTTATATGGGGGTAGTTGGGCTCACCTATTTGGTCTTATTCCTAATTGCTGGCCCGAGGATCAAAAAGGAGCGTTTCTTAAATCAGCAAGATTATGTAGAAGAAATGGTATTTAATAAAGATACTTTTCCAGTGTCTGTACTTGTTCCGGCTTACAATGAAGAAGTCGGTGTATCCACTACGGTCCGGTCGATGCTGAGTCTGAGTTATCCACAATTTGAAATCATTGTCATAGATGATGGTTCAAAAGATAATACAAGTGGTAAAGTGATTGAACAATTTAAAATGAAGGAAATAAATTTAGCTCTACGTCGGTATTTTGATACGAAGAAAGTGACGAAAGCCTATCAGTCCACATTATATCCTAACCTTTTTCTATTGAGAAAAGATAATGGGGGAAAAGCAGATGCCTTAAATGCTGGTATTAATTTCTCTCGCTATCCTTACTTTGCAGCAGTAGACGGGGATTGTATTCTTGACAGTGATGCTCTCTTAAAAATAATGAAACCAATTATTGATTCAAACGGCTTAGTGACAGCTACTGGTGGGACGGTTCGTATTGCAAACGGTTCAACGATTACAAAAAGCCAAGTAGAGAAAATTGCCCTTCCAAAAGGCCCGATTGAATTGATGCAAATTATTGAATATTTTCGAGCTTTTCTTATCGGCAGACTAGGATTAAGTAGAATGAATATCCTGCTGATTATTTCGGGAGCCTTCGGTGTTTTTGAAAAAAATAGAGTCGTTAAAGTTGGCGGATACAACGCGAAAACGGTAGGGGAAGATATGGAATTAATCGTGCGGATGCATCGTTCGATTAAAGAAGAAAAATCTAAACAAAGAATCGAGTATATACAAGATCCTGTTTGTTGGACAGAGGCTCCAGATAGCGCCGCCGTCCTTCGCTCGCAAAGGAAACGATGGCAACGGGGGTTGGCTGAGACATTATGGCTTCATAAAAAAATGCTGTTTAACCCAAAGTATAAAGGGATAGGGCTCTTTTCTATGCCTTATTATTTATTAGTGGAATTGTTAAGTGCTGTTTTTGAACTCATCGGTTATTTTGTCATTTTATTTGGTCTTATATTCTCTTTTGTATTAGTGGATGTAGCGATTGTGATGTTTTTGATGACCGTGCTGTATGGATCACTTTTATCCTCATTAGCAGTGTTACTTGAGGAATGGACGTACCATAAATACCCTGATACAAAAAGTTTGCTTGTGCTATTTTTTTGGGCGTTAACAGAATCTTTTTGGTATCGTCCTTTAATGGTGTGGTGGCGTTGTAGTGGCTTGATTCAAACATTTACTAAGAAAGCCGATTGGGGAAACATGAAGCGAAAAGGAATTTCATCTGATAGCTAA